A part of Capsicum annuum cultivar UCD-10X-F1 chromosome 6, UCD10Xv1.1, whole genome shotgun sequence genomic DNA contains:
- the LOC107852780 gene encoding transcription factor SCREAM2: MVSREQKRAAVLHEKLQLLRSITKSHAISESSIILDASKYIQELKHKVERLNQDITTTTSQSNSNNKTSSPQIEVETLEKGFLVNVYSERSCPGLLVAILEVIEDLGLNVLEARVSCTDTFRLQAFGGENEEAIINAQVVTQAVFEAIKSWSESNEQG; the protein is encoded by the exons atggTATCGAGGGAGCAGAAAAGAGCTGCAGTACTGCATGAGAAGTTGCAACTTCTTCGATCAATCACTAAATCTCATGCT ATTAGTGAAAGCTCAATCATATTAGATGCGTCAAAGTATATTCAAGAATTGAAACACAAAGTGGAAAGGCTGAATCAAGATATAACTACCACTACGTCTCAAAGTAATTCAAACAACAAGACTTCATCGCCC CAAATTGAAGTGGAAACCCTGGAAAAAGGTTTCTTGGTGAATGTATATTCAGAAAGAAGTTGCCCTGGCTTACTTGTTGCCATATTAGAAGTTATTGAGGACCTTGGCCTTAACGTGCTCGAAGCTAGGGTTTCTTGCACTGATACCTTTCGATTACAAGCATTTGGAGGAGAG AATGAAGAAGCCATCATTAATGCCCAAGTGGTGACACAGGCAGTTTTTGAAGCTATTAAGAGCTGGAGTGAAAGCAACGAGCAAGGCTAA